One segment of Danio aesculapii chromosome 3, fDanAes4.1, whole genome shotgun sequence DNA contains the following:
- the LOC130218561 gene encoding major histocompatibility complex class I-related gene protein, producing the protein MLYAIFAMCILPAPVLSHSGSHSLWVFATFLTGESSVQFPEFTAVVMLDDIVIGHYNADDRSFEPLTVQESVNITEQITISTVCKGIHEGMKTKAYYLIDYLNHTKGLHVQQRLVGCELLQNEPGQMMTLEAFNGESGFERRYDIQGDQQTHWKWPVIKSRAQLEYDAWLYAHFYRPLCISQLRKYLNKEKKRVMARVKPRVRVIHRTCSKTGIVQMACLATGFYPRHINLTLLQDGQPFNEERVMGGELLPNADGTYQMRKSVELSADEQRERHTYTCTVNHLSLDNKLDISIEPGLNPVIVFPSVLLLLCVFGALAGFLTWRRKYKQPEQVSYTPASATDQTTEQSQL; encoded by the exons ATGTTGTATGCAATCTTTGCAATGTGCATACTGCCAGCCCCAGTGTTATCTCACTCAG GGTCACATTCGCTATGGGTCTTCGCTACATTTTTGACAGGAGAGAGTTCCGTCCAATTCCCAGAGTTCACTGCAGTTGTAATGCTGGATGATATTGTGATCGGCCACTATAACGCAGATGACAGAAGTTTTGAGCCGTTGACGGTGCAAGAGTCTGTTAATATCACCGAGCAAATTACTATATCAACAGTCTGTAAAGGCATACATGAAGGCATGAAAACCAAAGCGTACTACTTAATCGATTACTTAAACCATACTAAAG GTCTACATGTGCAGCAGAGGCTGGTTGGATGTGAACTTCTTCAAAATGAGCCCGGCCAAATGATGACACTAGAGGCCTTCAATGGTGAGAGTGGTTTTGAAAGACGCTATGACATTCAGGGAGACCAACAAACTCACTGGAAATGGCCTGTCATTAAGAGTAGAGCACAGCTGGAGTACGATGCATGGCTGTATGCACACTTTTACCGACCTTTGTGCATTAGCCAGCTTCGTAAATATCTAAATAAGGAGAAGAAGCGTGTTATGGCAAGAG TAAAGCCTAGAGTGAGAGTGATTCATCGCACCTGTAGTAAGACTGGAATAGTTCAGATGGCCTGCCTCGCAACTGGTTTCTACCCACGTCACATTAATCTGACTCTACTTCAAGATGGCCAGCCATTCAATGAGGAGAGGGTCATGGGTGGAGAACTACTGCCGAATGCTGATGGAACATACCAGATGAGGAAGAGTGTGGAACTCAGTGCTGATGAGCAAAGAGAAagacatacatacacatgcactgTCAATCACCTCAGCTTGGATAACAAACTTGACATCAGTATAG AACCTGGTCTCAATCCAGTTATTGTCTTTCCCTCTGTACTACttttgctgtgtgtgtttggagcTCTTGCTGGATTTCTTACCTGGCGGAGGAAATATAAACAGCCTGAGCAG GTCAGCTATACACCAGCTTCAG CAACTGATCAAACAACAGAACAATCTCAGCTGTGA
- the nr1d1 gene encoding nuclear receptor subfamily 1 group D member 1, with translation MTLLGLNMTTAADTNNTGGVISYIGSCGGSPNRTSPVSMYSENSNSSMQSLTQPCFGSSFPPSPNGSHDSSRMYTSSSSSSSSSGSGEDGNSSCSGGSPRGRDDGGSARNSPNKSVATLTKLNGMVLLCKVCGDVASGFHYGVHACEGCKGFFRRSIQQNIQYKKCLKNETCTIMRINRNRCQQCRFKKCLSVGMSRDAVRFGRIPKREKQRMLAEMQNAMNNMVNNQLQNEFQLASITSNTPCSSSSSSSSNTSSSSSSPCPGLTVGPQPQPPAVPIAQSPSSPAPTSPTVQLAQSPPPLTSTPPPCTSPGVDKTIAAITRAHRETFIYAHDKLGSPLLPHNGELDNRSNNRCMAGYHLNGHNTIYHHDNNVAHHCNNFEVQQDNSLHFQASHTPEKHQQHNNNSQRPPNSNFYSIHHGQEMNSASQGQNCPWKKRKEILLACPMNMHPYSDPNKTPQEIWEDFSLSFTPAVREVVEFAKHIPGFSTLSQNDQVTLLKAGTFEVLMVRFSSLFNVKEKTVTFISGATYSLEALKSMGMGDLLGTMFDFSEKLNALELSAEELGLFTAVVLVSADRSGIENVNSVEMLQESLIRALRTLVSKSAPTDASRFTKLLLKLPDLRTLNNMHSEKLLSFRIDA, from the exons ATGACTTTACTGGGGCTCAACATGACGACCGCAGCAGACACGAACAACACAG GTGGGGTGATATCATACATTGGATCATGTGGAGGCTCTCCCAACCGTACCAGCCCTGTGTCTATGTACAGTGAGAATTCTAACAGCAGTATGCAGTCCCTTACACAACCCTGCTTCGGATCATCATTCCCACCATCCCCTAATGGATCTCATGATTCCTCACGGATGTACaccagtagcagcagcagcagctcgaGTTCAGGATCAGGAGAGGACGGAAACTCATCATGCTCTGGTGGATCGCCGAGAGGCCGTGATGATGGTGGAAGCGCACGCAATTCACCCAACAAATCAGTTGCCACCCTTACTA AGCTGAACGGAATGGTGTTGCTGTGCAAGGTGTGTGGCGATGTGGCTTCTGGATTTCACTACGGTGTCCATGCCTGTGAGGGCTGCAAG GGTTTCTTTCGACGCAGCATCCAGCAGAACATCCAGTACAAAAAGTGCCTCAAGAATGAAACTTGTACCATTATGCGGATCAACCGGAATCGGTGTCAGCAGTGCCGTTTCAAAAAGTGTCTGTCAGTGGGCATGTCCCGAGATG CTGTTCGTTTTGGCCGCATCCCAAAGCGTGAGAAGCAGCGGATGCTTGCGGAGATGCAGAACGCCATGAACAACATGGTGAACAACCAGCTGCAGAATGAATTCCAGCTGGCGAGCATTACCTCCAACACCCCctgctcttcttcttcttcatcatcatccaacacctcctcttcttcctcatcTCCGTGTCCAGGCCTTACAGTGGGGCCACAGCCCCAGCCCCCAGCAGTGCCCATAGCACAATCCCCATCCTCACCGGCTCCAACCTCCCCAACAGTCCAACTGGCTCAAAGTCCTCCACCTCTTACCTCTACTCCACCACCATGCACTAGTCCAGGGGTAGACAAAACCATTGCCGCGATAACCAGAGCACACCGTGAGACCTTCATCTATGCTCATGATAAACTAGGTTCACCACTCCTGCCTCACAATGGCGAATTAGACAACCGAAGCAACAACCGCTGCATGGCTGGATATCATCTCAACGGCCATAACACAATCTACCACCATGACAACAACGTTGCTCATCACTGCAACAACTTTGAGGTGCAACAAGACAACAGCCTCCATTTTCAAGCATCCCACACACCTGAAAAACATCAGCAGCACAACAACAACAGCCAGCGACCTCCAAACAGTAACTTTTATAGCATTCACCATGGACAAGAGATGAACAGCGCATCCCAGGGTCAGAACTGTCCGTGGAAAAAACGCAAGGAGATTCTTCTG GCTTGTCCCATGAACATGCACCCTTACTCAGACCCAAATAAAACACCCCAGGAAATTTGGGAAGACTTCTCTCTTAGCTTCACTCCAGCGGTACGAGAAGTGGTTGAGTTTGCCAAACACATCCCAGGGTTTAGCACGCTATCCCAGAATGACCAAGTCACTTTGCTAAAGGCTGGAACATTTGAG GTCCTCATGGTACGCTTCTCCTCTCTGTTCAACGTAAAAGAGAAGACCGTCACATTCATCTCAGGCGCCACCTATAGCCTGGAAGCCCTGAAAAGCATGGGCATGGGCGATCTGCTGGGAACCATGTTTGACTTCAGCGAAAAACTCAATGCATTAGAGCTCTCAGCAGAAGAACTGGGTCTCTTTACTGCGGTCGTTCTGGTGTCTGCAG ATCGTTCTGGCATTGAAAATGTAAATTCAGTCGAGATGCTTCAGGAGAGTCTAATCCGGGCTCTCCGAACCCTCGTCAGCAAGAGCGCCCCTACTGACGCTTCTCGATTCACCAAGCTGCTGCTCAAACTTCCTGACCTGCGCACTCTTAACAACATGCACTCAGAAAAGCTGCTGTCTTTCCGCATTGATGCCTGA